Proteins co-encoded in one Spirosoma endbachense genomic window:
- a CDS encoding efflux RND transporter periplasmic adaptor subunit: MKTINSRTKSLIVGIIALTVALFFITPKLFSNKPEPSNTKAPSTPPAENKVATDVFVIKRETITDELQTTGTIAANQEVDLVSEVARKLVRVYAREGSFVGQGTLLYKLDDADLLAKKRRIALQEKLAKLDEKRFRELLATEAVNQQEYDKVLTNLNVLQAEIAMIDVDLAKTEIRAPFAGRLGLKRVDVGAYVTPSTVLSSFDDVSRVEINFTIPEKYASDVRPGQTIHFTTENSNRSFAGKVTATEPKMESNTRSLLVKAVSENRDGKLVPGSSAKIAFALHVAQDGILIPTEALIPNAKGYSLFRLKNGSAERRDVKTGSRTKGMVQIMDGLSIGDTVLTTNLLRLDTGVPVTISTVD, encoded by the coding sequence ATGAAAACGATCAATAGTCGAACAAAATCGCTCATCGTCGGTATCATTGCCTTAACGGTTGCGCTTTTTTTTATCACGCCGAAGCTTTTCTCCAATAAGCCAGAGCCTTCGAATACGAAAGCTCCATCAACACCGCCCGCCGAAAACAAAGTGGCTACCGATGTTTTTGTCATTAAGCGCGAAACAATTACAGACGAACTCCAGACTACAGGGACCATCGCAGCTAATCAGGAAGTCGATCTGGTAAGTGAAGTGGCTCGTAAACTGGTTCGGGTGTATGCTCGGGAAGGAAGTTTCGTAGGGCAGGGGACGCTGCTATACAAATTAGACGATGCTGATCTACTGGCAAAAAAACGCAGGATCGCCCTCCAGGAAAAACTGGCTAAGCTCGACGAAAAACGGTTCCGCGAATTGCTGGCTACCGAAGCGGTCAATCAGCAGGAATATGATAAGGTGTTAACCAACCTGAACGTACTACAGGCCGAAATCGCCATGATTGATGTGGATCTGGCGAAAACCGAGATCCGCGCTCCCTTTGCCGGTCGGCTGGGTTTAAAACGGGTCGATGTTGGCGCCTATGTGACGCCCTCTACTGTGCTCAGTTCATTTGACGATGTCAGTCGGGTAGAAATCAACTTTACCATTCCCGAAAAATACGCTTCCGACGTTCGGCCCGGTCAAACCATTCACTTTACGACCGAGAATAGTAATCGCTCGTTTGCTGGCAAAGTCACCGCTACCGAACCCAAAATGGAGTCAAATACGCGCAGTCTGCTGGTAAAAGCCGTCAGCGAGAACCGGGATGGCAAACTCGTACCGGGATCGTCCGCTAAAATCGCCTTTGCTTTGCACGTTGCTCAGGATGGTATCCTGATTCCGACAGAAGCGCTCATCCCGAATGCAAAAGGCTATTCACTGTTCAGACTCAAAAACGGAAGCGCCGAACGACGTGACGTGAAAACCGGTAGCCGCACCAAAGGCATGGTTCAGATCATGGATGGTTTATCGATCGGCGATACGGTTCTGACAACCAATTTATTACGGCTCGATACGGGTGTTCCCGTAACTATTTCTACTGTTGACTAG